The Flavobacterium jumunjinense genome includes a region encoding these proteins:
- a CDS encoding NAD(P)/FAD-dependent oxidoreductase, translated as MIETDILIIGAGPTGLFTVFEAGLLKLKCHIIDALPQPGGQLAELYPKKPIFDIPGYPEVLAGDLVTNLMDQIKQFEPGFTLGETAETINKLEDGTFIVTTREGTEYKAKAIAIAGGLGTFEPRKPLLKDIEFYEKEDRGVDYFVKDPEKYRDKNIVIAGGGDSALDWSVFLSNVAKSVTLVHRRNEFRGALDSVEKVQELKSEGKIKLITPAEIVGFKGSERIESLDIEMNGARMNVETDYFIPLFGLTPKLGPIANWGLEIEKNAIKVNNALDYQTNIDGIYAIGDVNIYPGKLKLILCGFHEATLMCQSVYNKLNPGKRYVLKYTTVSGVDGFDGTRKEAEKAVVKAID; from the coding sequence ATGATTGAAACTGATATACTAATAATTGGTGCAGGTCCAACTGGACTTTTTACAGTTTTTGAAGCTGGATTATTAAAATTAAAATGTCATATAATTGACGCTCTTCCTCAGCCAGGAGGTCAATTGGCTGAATTATATCCTAAAAAACCTATTTTCGATATTCCTGGTTATCCAGAAGTATTAGCAGGAGATTTAGTGACTAATTTAATGGATCAGATTAAACAATTTGAACCTGGTTTTACACTTGGAGAAACTGCGGAAACCATTAATAAATTAGAAGACGGAACTTTTATTGTTACTACAAGAGAAGGGACAGAATATAAAGCAAAAGCAATTGCAATTGCAGGTGGACTAGGAACATTTGAACCTAGAAAACCTTTGTTGAAAGACATTGAATTCTATGAGAAAGAAGATAGAGGTGTCGATTATTTTGTAAAAGATCCAGAAAAATATCGTGATAAAAACATCGTAATTGCTGGTGGTGGAGATTCTGCTTTAGATTGGAGTGTTTTCTTGTCTAATGTGGCTAAATCTGTTACATTAGTACATAGAAGAAATGAATTTAGAGGAGCATTAGATTCTGTAGAGAAAGTGCAAGAATTAAAATCTGAAGGGAAAATTAAATTAATTACTCCTGCTGAGATTGTTGGCTTTAAAGGAAGTGAGCGTATAGAATCATTGGATATCGAGATGAATGGTGCTCGCATGAATGTAGAAACCGATTATTTTATTCCACTTTTCGGATTAACTCCAAAATTAGGGCCTATTGCAAATTGGGGACTTGAGATTGAAAAAAATGCAATCAAAGTTAATAATGCTTTAGATTATCAAACAAATATTGACGGAATTTATGCTATTGGAGATGTTAACATCTATCCAGGTAAATTAAAGTTAATCCTTTGTGGTTTTCACGAAGCAACCTTGATGTGTCAAAGTGTATACAATAAGTTAAATCCTGGAAAACGATATGTATTAAAGTATACAACCGTTTCTGGAGTAGATGGCTTTGATGGAACACGTAAAGAAGCAGAAAAAGCAGTTGTTAAAGCAATAGATTAG
- a CDS encoding 2Fe-2S iron-sulfur cluster-binding family protein — protein MQQDITIKITDRNGVLHEVQAPTDMNMNVMELIRSYELAEEGTIGVCGGMAMCASCQCYLLNDVLKTERNDDEEAMLSEAYHVKDNSRLGCQIHLVEELDGLEIEIAPEQ, from the coding sequence ATGCAACAAGACATTACCATAAAAATTACTGATAGAAACGGAGTTTTACATGAAGTACAAGCTCCAACCGACATGAATATGAATGTTATGGAGCTAATTCGTTCTTATGAATTAGCAGAAGAAGGAACTATTGGTGTATGTGGAGGAATGGCAATGTGTGCTTCATGTCAATGTTACCTTTTAAACGATGTTTTAAAAACAGAACGTAATGATGACGAAGAAGCGATGCTTTCTGAAGCCTATCATGTAAAAGATAATAGTAGGCTAGGTTGTCAAATTCATCTTGTAGAAGAATTAGACGGACTAGAAATAGAAATTGCACCAGAGCAATAA
- a CDS encoding S-adenosylmethionine decarboxylase family protein gives MLQKESILGLHILQTLQSRKEERLLNYTACIHFIDGLLLEYNLEKVGESHFVFDNNSFTTAICLKESHICIHTWPEINRITMDVYLCNYSGDNTEKVRAISNQMATFFEATIVSSNEIFR, from the coding sequence ATGCTACAAAAAGAGTCTATTTTAGGGTTACATATTCTACAAACACTTCAATCTAGGAAAGAAGAACGATTATTAAATTATACAGCTTGTATTCATTTTATCGATGGTTTATTGTTGGAATATAACCTTGAAAAAGTTGGAGAATCTCACTTTGTTTTTGATAATAATAGTTTTACAACAGCTATTTGTTTAAAAGAATCTCATATTTGTATTCATACTTGGCCTGAAATTAACCGAATTACGATGGATGTTTATTTGTGTAATTATTCGGGAGATAACACAGAAAAAGTGCGAGCTATTTCAAATCAAATGGCAACTTTTTTTGAAGCCACTATTGTTTCATCTAACGAAATTTTTAGATAA
- a CDS encoding DUF4178 domain-containing protein, with product MEIVCANCNTKVTTSFNLIYKYYTCFSCHSNYKFDNGINNFLDKQSNTAFPSLLKIGAKGVFNEEEYTVVSFSSRKNKENEIWFEYNLISPSDKRLFLIEDCGHWILEKEIDTKEITKSTGLTYKGIEYRKYETGKSQESYRCGFFNYKFDSNFSHYEEYINPPFCLSIEHDDKKKYYHGEHISRDKIKKIFNIDNLRAREGTGMVQPFYYNLTHVFTIFIIAILAITALHIFFYSQSKEQLVYQDVFDLNQVNKKELYTDVFELKGPIAPLSIDVLSNVDNSWMTTDFALINQETDETVYFTKDLEYYHGYSEGENWTEGSNNDEFNICGVSEGKYKIMILSNKDETDTNNTSLNVKIYWGKPDNWNLYVTIFIFLAIGALLYFIKNSFESRRWEDSYYSPYKKE from the coding sequence ATGGAAATAGTTTGTGCTAATTGTAATACTAAGGTAACTACTTCGTTTAATCTTATCTATAAATACTATACTTGTTTTTCGTGTCATAGTAATTATAAGTTTGATAATGGAATTAATAATTTTCTAGATAAACAATCCAATACTGCATTTCCATCACTTTTAAAAATTGGAGCAAAAGGTGTTTTTAATGAAGAAGAATATACTGTTGTTAGTTTTTCTTCTAGAAAAAATAAAGAAAATGAGATTTGGTTTGAATATAATTTAATCTCACCTTCGGATAAAAGACTTTTTCTAATTGAAGACTGTGGACATTGGATTCTTGAAAAAGAGATAGATACTAAAGAAATTACTAAAAGTACTGGTTTAACCTATAAAGGAATTGAATATAGAAAGTATGAAACAGGGAAATCACAAGAATCCTATCGTTGTGGTTTTTTTAATTATAAATTCGATTCCAATTTTAGCCATTATGAAGAATATATAAATCCTCCATTTTGTCTATCTATTGAACATGATGATAAAAAAAAATATTATCACGGAGAGCATATAAGTCGAGACAAGATAAAAAAAATATTTAATATAGATAATTTAAGAGCAAGAGAAGGGACAGGTATGGTCCAACCTTTTTATTATAATCTAACTCATGTTTTTACGATTTTTATAATTGCTATTCTAGCTATTACAGCTCTTCATATTTTCTTTTATTCACAAAGTAAAGAACAATTGGTATATCAAGATGTTTTTGATTTAAACCAAGTGAATAAAAAAGAATTATATACAGATGTGTTTGAGCTTAAAGGACCGATAGCTCCTTTAAGTATTGATGTACTTTCTAATGTAGATAACTCTTGGATGACTACAGATTTTGCTCTTATTAATCAAGAAACTGATGAAACAGTTTATTTTACTAAAGATTTAGAATATTATCACGGTTATTCAGAAGGAGAGAATTGGACAGAAGGGAGCAATAATGACGAGTTCAATATCTGTGGAGTGAGTGAAGGAAAATATAAAATAATGATTCTTTCAAATAAAGACGAAACAGATACGAATAATACTTCTCTAAATGTGAAAATATATTGGGGAAAACCGGATAATTGGAATTTATATGTTACTATTTTTATATTCCTTGCAATAGGAGCTCTGTTGTATTTTATTAAAAATAGTTTTGAAAGTCGTAGATGGGAAGATAGTTATTATTCACCTTATAAAAAAGAGTAG
- a CDS encoding DUF350 domain-containing protein gives MDEFFFKPILASIIYSVLGFIILLMCYFIIEKITPEKSWKEIVENKNTALAIVLGAFILGISFIIGMAIHG, from the coding sequence ATGGATGAATTCTTTTTTAAACCAATTCTAGCTTCAATTATATATTCCGTTTTAGGGTTTATAATTTTATTAATGTGTTATTTCATAATTGAGAAAATTACACCAGAAAAATCATGGAAAGAAATTGTTGAGAATAAAAACACAGCATTAGCTATTGTTTTGGGTGCTTTTATTTTAGGAATCTCTTTTATCATAGGAATGGCAATTCATGGTTAA
- a CDS encoding polyamine aminopropyltransferase: protein MVKIKYEYLFLVTIFIISTCGLIYELVAGTLASYLLGDSVTQFSLIIGIYLFSMGIGSYVSKFFNSNNLISRFVEIEILIGLVGGLSAPLLFLIFNKVDFFEFYLYFIVFIIGCLVGLEIPILMIILKDKFKFNTLVSNVFTFDYIGALLASILFPVFFIPYLGLIETSIVFGIVNIGTGLLMCYILQKEIKNVRFLKVKGFFSLSILVIAFIFSSKILSFSEKSLYGENIVFSTTTKHQRIVLTHERKNFNLYLNNNLQFSTFDEYRYHEMLVHPAMSFADRVDNVLILGGGDGLAAREILKYKEVKTITLVDLDAEMTNLFKENNLFTKMNSFSMQNKKVEIINQDAFVWVNKKANKKYDVVIVDFPDPSNFSLGKLYTTSFYNSLQQILSKKAVIVVQSTSPFFAPKSFWCVNKTIQSEFKNVYPYHVYLPSFGEWGFCLTTNFNFEKKVHRRIEDLKFYDYSFEKYTQFSKDMITTDVEVNKLNNQKLVAYFNKEWGSY, encoded by the coding sequence ATGGTTAAAATTAAATATGAATACCTTTTTCTTGTAACAATTTTTATAATATCTACTTGCGGTTTAATTTATGAATTAGTTGCAGGTACACTAGCAAGTTATTTGTTAGGTGATTCAGTTACGCAGTTTTCATTGATAATAGGTATTTACTTGTTTTCAATGGGAATTGGTTCCTATGTTTCAAAATTTTTCAATAGTAATAATCTCATCAGTCGATTTGTAGAAATAGAAATTCTAATTGGATTAGTTGGAGGATTAAGTGCTCCATTATTGTTTTTGATTTTTAATAAAGTAGATTTTTTTGAATTCTATTTGTATTTTATTGTCTTTATAATTGGGTGTTTAGTGGGCTTAGAAATACCTATTTTAATGATTATTCTTAAAGATAAATTCAAGTTTAATACATTGGTTTCTAATGTTTTTACATTTGATTACATCGGTGCGTTATTAGCATCAATCTTATTTCCAGTGTTTTTTATACCCTATTTAGGACTTATTGAAACCTCTATTGTTTTCGGAATTGTAAATATTGGAACAGGTTTGTTAATGTGCTATATCCTTCAGAAAGAAATAAAAAATGTGCGTTTTCTAAAAGTAAAAGGTTTTTTCTCATTGTCGATTTTAGTTATAGCATTCATTTTTTCTTCTAAAATATTATCGTTTTCAGAGAAGAGTCTGTATGGTGAAAATATTGTTTTTTCAACAACAACAAAGCACCAACGCATTGTATTAACTCATGAGCGAAAGAACTTCAATCTTTATTTAAATAACAACCTACAATTTAGTACTTTCGATGAATATCGTTATCATGAAATGTTAGTGCATCCAGCGATGTCATTCGCAGACAGAGTAGATAATGTACTGATCTTAGGAGGTGGAGATGGATTAGCTGCTAGAGAAATTCTAAAGTATAAAGAGGTTAAAACAATCACATTAGTCGATTTAGACGCTGAAATGACCAATTTGTTTAAAGAGAATAATCTATTCACTAAAATGAATAGTTTTTCCATGCAAAACAAAAAAGTTGAAATTATTAACCAAGATGCATTTGTTTGGGTTAATAAAAAAGCAAATAAAAAATATGACGTAGTAATTGTTGATTTCCCAGATCCATCAAATTTTAGTCTAGGTAAATTATATACGACAAGTTTTTATAATAGTTTACAACAAATTTTAAGTAAAAAAGCGGTAATCGTGGTGCAGTCTACCTCTCCTTTTTTTGCTCCAAAATCGTTTTGGTGTGTTAATAAAACCATTCAGTCCGAATTTAAAAATGTCTACCCCTATCATGTTTATTTGCCTTCATTTGGGGAATGGGGTTTTTGTTTAACAACAAATTTCAACTTTGAAAAAAAAGTGCATAGAAGAATAGAAGACTTAAAATTTTATGATTATTCTTTTGAAAAGTATACACAGTTTTCAAAAGACATGATAACTACAGATGTTGAAGTGAATAAGTTAAATAATCAAAAGTTGGTTGCTTATTTTAATAAAGAATGGGGAAGTTATTAA
- a CDS encoding 2OG-Fe(II) oxygenase has protein sequence MKKEPSNTIINILPDPNFTCYVITSLFSKDECEQLLNPKIKESFEKAIVNYPTYYRNNERYVIDDNELSEKLFKKVKPYLPKTIEVNTGILSENGKWHLHKLNNRIRFCKYSLNQYFNRHLDGIYHQDEKTQSKLTFMIYLNNATEFEGGKTLFYRSKDSTEIWGSYIPKLGDLIVFDHNVWHEGETLLKGEKFVLRSDILYTRNFFKIEKPPFYGHLGYIWSLLKFDENAVLSGGRDKEIKVWSVDGKLKQVLKGHGNSILSIEKINSDTFITGSRDQSIIVWKNYTILREIKIHNAVVLSLCKLDDTTFVSSGGDNTIKIVTLEGTVLKVFNEHKSWVWKLIRISDEIVISASEDKTIKLWNLQLNQSVITFHENHPVISLEFNKETSCLLSGNLNGDITIRKLNNYFEIEEELIFNAHCGIIRTIKWLNNGQFVTGGEDNKVKIWNREGELISEFQHQNFVQAIELLDNRTLLTGSFDGTIKRWSLK, from the coding sequence ATGAAAAAGGAACCTTCAAATACAATTATTAATATTCTGCCAGATCCAAATTTTACTTGTTATGTTATTACTTCTTTATTTTCTAAGGATGAATGTGAACAGCTTTTAAATCCAAAAATTAAAGAGTCATTTGAAAAAGCAATTGTTAATTATCCAACATATTACAGAAACAATGAGAGGTATGTTATTGATGATAATGAACTTTCTGAAAAATTATTTAAAAAAGTAAAGCCATACTTACCAAAAACGATTGAAGTTAATACAGGTATTTTATCTGAAAATGGTAAATGGCACTTACATAAATTAAATAATAGAATTCGTTTTTGTAAATATTCCTTAAACCAATATTTCAATAGACATCTTGATGGGATATATCATCAAGACGAAAAGACACAATCCAAGTTAACGTTTATGATTTATTTGAATAATGCTACAGAATTTGAAGGAGGTAAGACATTGTTTTATAGATCTAAAGATTCAACTGAAATTTGGGGTTCTTATATACCGAAACTGGGGGATTTAATCGTTTTTGATCACAATGTTTGGCATGAAGGTGAAACTTTATTGAAAGGTGAGAAATTTGTTTTAAGAAGTGATATTCTATATACGAGAAACTTTTTTAAAATTGAAAAACCACCATTTTATGGGCATTTAGGATATATATGGTCACTTTTGAAGTTTGATGAAAATGCTGTTTTAAGTGGAGGAAGAGATAAAGAGATAAAAGTTTGGAGTGTTGATGGAAAACTAAAACAAGTACTAAAAGGACATGGAAACTCCATTTTGTCAATTGAAAAAATTAATTCAGATACTTTTATTACTGGCTCTAGAGATCAATCTATAATTGTTTGGAAGAATTACACTATACTTAGAGAGATAAAGATTCATAATGCAGTTGTATTGTCTCTTTGTAAATTAGACGACACTACTTTTGTTTCTAGTGGTGGAGATAATACAATTAAAATTGTTACTCTTGAAGGAACGGTTTTAAAAGTGTTTAATGAGCATAAAAGTTGGGTTTGGAAATTAATTAGAATTAGTGATGAAATAGTTATTTCTGCATCTGAGGATAAAACAATTAAATTATGGAATTTACAGTTGAATCAATCAGTTATAACTTTTCATGAAAACCACCCCGTAATTAGTCTTGAGTTTAATAAAGAAACGAGTTGTTTACTATCTGGAAATTTAAATGGAGATATTACTATTAGAAAATTAAATAATTATTTTGAAATAGAAGAAGAATTGATTTTTAACGCTCATTGTGGAATAATTAGAACAATAAAGTGGCTTAATAATGGGCAATTTGTAACTGGTGGAGAAGATAATAAAGTTAAAATTTGGAATAGAGAGGGCGAACTGATTTCTGAATTTCAGCATCAAAATTTTGTACAAGCAATTGAATTATTAGACAATAGAACATTATTAACAGGTTCTTTTGATGGAACAATTAAAAGATGGAGTTTGAAATAA
- a CDS encoding metallophosphoesterase, producing the protein MSSQNRLNKAYKAAQRISFTNDDKFILFSDCHRGDSSFADDFANNRNIYFHALNHYYKEDFSYIELGDGDELWENIFFKDIFEANKNVYLLLQQFFNTKRLHMIYGNHDMVYRNENIIKKNLSHYFDQRKGEKVPLFPNIKYHEALVLINKDNHNQELFLTHGHQADFMNYVGWKINRFLVRVLWKPLQVWGIKDPTSPAKNYIELIKVEENIKEWIANNNNKITITGHTHRPRFPSPIENALHYFNDGSCVHPRSITGIEIVNGTIALIKWFIDTKEDGTLQIVKEVLEGPCRLEDYKS; encoded by the coding sequence ATGTCTTCCCAAAATCGATTAAACAAAGCCTATAAAGCAGCCCAAAGAATCTCGTTTACTAATGACGATAAATTTATTTTATTTAGCGATTGTCATCGTGGTGACAGTAGTTTTGCTGATGATTTTGCAAACAATAGAAACATTTATTTTCATGCACTTAATCATTATTACAAAGAAGACTTTTCATACATTGAACTAGGTGATGGTGATGAATTATGGGAAAATATCTTTTTTAAAGATATTTTTGAAGCCAATAAAAATGTTTACCTCCTACTTCAACAGTTTTTTAATACTAAACGATTACACATGATTTATGGCAATCATGATATGGTGTATCGTAATGAAAATATTATAAAGAAAAACTTAAGTCACTATTTCGATCAAAGAAAAGGAGAAAAAGTGCCACTATTTCCAAATATAAAATACCATGAAGCCTTAGTTTTAATTAACAAAGACAACCATAATCAAGAATTATTTTTAACCCATGGCCACCAAGCCGATTTTATGAACTATGTAGGTTGGAAAATTAATCGTTTTCTAGTTAGAGTACTTTGGAAACCTTTACAAGTCTGGGGAATAAAAGACCCTACAAGTCCTGCGAAGAATTATATTGAATTAATAAAGGTTGAGGAAAACATAAAAGAATGGATTGCTAATAACAATAATAAAATTACCATTACAGGCCATACTCATAGGCCTCGTTTTCCTAGCCCAATAGAAAATGCTTTACATTATTTTAACGATGGAAGTTGTGTGCACCCTAGAAGTATTACAGGGATTGAAATCGTTAATGGCACTATTGCTCTTATTAAATGGTTTATTGATACTAAAGAAGATGGAACACTTCAAATTGTAAAAGAGGTTTTAGAAGGACCTTGTCGATTAGAGGATTATAAATCTTAA
- a CDS encoding S28 family serine protease: MKLLKPFLIAVLLASTTLLFGQNIEGEKIKSRLLELFPTAKIIPIENLEGYSQSFEIILNQLLDHKNPKKGTFEHHIYLSHSDFNKPMIIETEGYAARYVKNEVSNLLNANQVVVEYRFYGKSRPNPVPWEFLTNDQAIEDYHYIVGLLKKLYKNKWISTGISKGGETTLIYKSKYPNDVTIAIPYVAPLIDTQEDIRTTNHINSVGTKECREKVRNFQRALLLNREAIIAEIKNYATEKNMTFEEVTIEEALEYAALEFSFSFWQWSGKCEDIPDNSASPKELFDYMNAIVGISFYNDETYHNLLPSYYQHIRELGYYGFDFTPVEDLLQIVKSTSNKRFAPKDVNLDYNPKYIKEVRKFVETKGNKILYIYGGYDTWGACSPTPKENLDALKMVLPTGTHRTRIKHFPKADQEKIMATLERWMSAK; this comes from the coding sequence ATGAAACTTTTAAAACCATTCCTCATTGCCGTTTTATTGGCATCTACAACATTACTATTTGGACAGAACATTGAAGGAGAAAAAATAAAATCTCGTTTGCTTGAGTTATTTCCAACCGCAAAAATTATTCCGATTGAAAACCTTGAAGGCTATTCTCAGTCTTTTGAAATTATACTAAATCAATTATTAGATCATAAAAACCCTAAAAAAGGGACTTTTGAGCATCATATTTATCTTTCTCATTCTGATTTCAACAAACCAATGATTATAGAAACTGAAGGCTATGCTGCCCGTTATGTTAAGAATGAAGTGAGTAATCTACTAAATGCAAATCAGGTTGTTGTTGAATACCGATTCTATGGAAAATCAAGACCTAATCCTGTTCCTTGGGAATTTTTAACTAATGATCAAGCCATAGAAGATTATCATTATATCGTAGGGCTATTAAAAAAACTTTATAAAAACAAATGGATTTCTACTGGAATTAGTAAAGGTGGAGAAACTACCTTAATCTATAAATCGAAATATCCTAATGATGTTACTATTGCTATTCCTTATGTTGCTCCTTTAATTGATACGCAGGAAGACATTAGAACTACCAATCATATTAATAGTGTAGGTACGAAAGAATGTAGAGAAAAAGTAAGGAATTTTCAAAGAGCACTATTATTAAACAGAGAAGCTATTATAGCAGAAATAAAGAATTATGCAACTGAAAAAAACATGACTTTTGAAGAAGTTACTATAGAAGAAGCTTTAGAGTATGCAGCCTTAGAGTTTTCATTTTCATTTTGGCAATGGTCAGGAAAATGTGAAGACATTCCAGACAATAGTGCTTCTCCTAAAGAATTGTTTGATTATATGAATGCAATTGTTGGTATTAGTTTTTATAATGATGAGACTTATCATAATTTACTTCCTTCCTATTATCAACATATTAGAGAATTAGGTTATTATGGCTTCGATTTTACTCCTGTTGAAGATTTATTACAAATCGTAAAGAGCACTTCCAACAAACGTTTTGCTCCAAAAGATGTTAATTTAGATTACAACCCAAAATATATTAAAGAAGTTAGAAAATTTGTTGAAACAAAAGGAAATAAAATCCTTTATATATATGGAGGTTACGATACTTGGGGTGCTTGTTCTCCTACTCCTAAAGAGAATTTAGATGCTCTCAAAATGGTATTACCAACAGGAACACATAGAACAAGAATAAAGCACTTTCCTAAAGCAGATCAAGAAAAAATAATGGCTACTCTAGAAAGATGGATGTCGGCTAAATAA
- a CDS encoding AraC family transcriptional regulator codes for MKVFPFKIPKTKDETLIYQRDEEIILYDKLHQHEEIQISYIERGEGTIIIGDTISEYKDGDILIFGSNLPHVLRSEPRDPDENPYSLVHSIFFTPESFGELLFNFSEFKSIQPLFKEIKNGCKIDTNTEKIRKLILKFSKENNFNRFILFFKIIKLLTKSEKESLSSFRYNKLMTDTEGKRMQIVFEFVMNNFHSNICLEEIASIANMSKNAFCRYFKTRTNKTFFQFLIELRIEKSAKLLLKQKELPVIEIAELSGFNNISNFNRKFKEIKGVSPLSYRKEYVPKN; via the coding sequence ATGAAAGTATTTCCGTTTAAAATTCCAAAAACAAAAGATGAGACACTAATCTATCAAAGGGACGAAGAAATTATCCTCTATGATAAGCTTCATCAGCATGAAGAAATTCAGATTAGTTATATTGAAAGAGGAGAGGGTACAATTATTATTGGCGATACTATTTCCGAATATAAAGATGGAGACATTCTTATTTTCGGAAGCAACCTACCTCATGTATTAAGAAGTGAACCAAGAGATCCTGATGAAAACCCATATAGCTTAGTTCATTCTATTTTTTTTACTCCAGAATCTTTTGGAGAATTATTGTTTAATTTTTCTGAATTTAAATCGATTCAACCTTTATTTAAAGAAATTAAAAATGGTTGTAAAATAGATACTAACACTGAAAAAATTAGAAAATTAATTCTAAAATTTTCAAAAGAGAATAATTTTAACCGCTTTATTCTTTTTTTTAAAATAATTAAGCTGCTTACTAAATCTGAAAAAGAATCTCTTTCAAGTTTTAGATACAACAAGCTTATGACTGATACCGAAGGAAAAAGAATGCAAATAGTGTTCGAATTTGTTATGAATAATTTTCATTCGAATATTTGCCTTGAAGAAATTGCTAGTATTGCTAATATGTCTAAAAATGCATTTTGCAGGTATTTTAAAACACGAACAAATAAAACTTTTTTTCAGTTTCTTATTGAGTTGAGAATTGAAAAATCTGCTAAACTATTATTAAAACAAAAAGAACTTCCTGTAATTGAAATTGCAGAATTATCTGGCTTTAATAACATTTCCAATTTTAATAGAAAGTTTAAAGAAATTAAAGGTGTTTCTCCTTTGAGTTATAGAAAAGAATATGTACCTAAAAATTAA